The genomic stretch GTCTTCGAGATCACGGAACGGACGGCCATCGACGACTTCGGTAGCTTCCGGAAGACCCTTAAACATTACCGAGAACAGGGATTTCGGGTGGCTGTCGATGACGCCGGCGCCGGATATTCGAGCCTGCAAGCCATCGCCGAACTGCAGCCCGACTTCATCAAGATCGATATGTCCCTCGTCCGGGATATCGACACATCGTCGATCAAGCAGGCCCTCATGGAAACCTTTGTCACCTTCGGGCGCAAGATCGGTGCGAAGATCGTGGCTGAGGGCATCGAGACGGAAAAAGAGCTGCGCTTTTTGTCCCAGATCGGTGTAGACATCGGGCAGGGCTTTTTTATCGGCCGGCCCCTGCCCAAAAGAGAGGGCCCCAGCGCCGAGGCCATCGCTGTCCTGGCAGACAAAAAGAACCGCCTCCGGGCGGAACCGCTGCATGCCGTCACTGTCGGCAGCCTGGTGGAGGAGTGCCATGGCCTGCAAAAGGATCAGTTGACCCGTGAGGCGATGAGACACTTTCAGCGCCACGCCGACTGCAACAGCTTGGTCATTCTCGATGGCGAAATGCCGGTGGGGTTGGTCATGCGGGACAAGATGTATAGCCACCTGGCCAACCAGTACGGTGTTGCCCTCTATGCCGACCGGCCTGTGTCCCTGGTCATGGACCACGACCCGTTGATCGTCGACAGCGCCACCCGGTTGGAAAAGGTGTCCCAGATGGCCACGTCACGTCAGCTGCAGCGCCTCTATGACCACATCATCGTTACGGATAAAAACCGTTGCACCGGTGTCGTCTCAGTTCGGACGCTGCTGGATCACATGACCCGGATCCAGATGGAGTATGCCCTGGCGGCCAATCCCTTGACTGGATTGCCGGGGAACCCGCGCATTGAACAGGACATCCTGCGGCGCTTCGAATGGAATCAGGCTTTTACGGTCATCTACATCGATCTGGACAATTTTAAGGCCTTCAATGACCGCTACGGTTTTGAGCGCGGCGACCAGGCGATCAAGCTGCTGGCCGGCATCGCCGGCGACGTCGTCCGTGCCAAGGGTCGCACCGATGATCTGCTGGCCCACATCGGTGGCGACGATTTCATCATCCTGACGGGAAACCCCTACGAAGCCATCTGTGAAGGGATCATCGCCGCCTTTGACCGGGAGATCGTTGAGCTTTATTCGGCAGAGGATAGAGAGCGCCGCTGCATCTGCTCGAAAGACCGACAAGGCAACACCTGCTTTTTCCCGATCATGTCGGTCTCCCTGGCTGTCGTGGAGTGCTGGCCGGGACGCTTTGACCACCCCATGGAACTGGGCGAGGTGGCCGCCGAGGTGAAAAAAGAGGCCAAGCGGCAGAGCGGCAGTGTCTACATTATTGATGAGAAAAGCCGAAGGCAAAAAGATTCGTTAACAGAATCTTAAACGTCGCGTAATTCTTGTCTAACATTCAACATGTATAGTTGCATATGGAAATGCGGACATGCTCCGGCATGACGCCAAAAATCGAGGAGGTATTACCACTTCATGAACTCGCTGAAGAAGTTCTCCAAGGTTGTGGCCCTGGCCGCTGTCGTCGGTCTGCTGGGCACTGTGGCCGTCGGTTGCGGCGGCAATGCGCCGAAACAGGATGCTGCCAAGCCTGCCGCAGAATCCGGCGTGAAAGGCTCCATCCAGGTGAAAGGTTCCGACACGATAGTCAACCTGAGCCAAGCCATGGCAGAAGAATTCATGAAGAAAAACAAAGACGCCAGCATCGCTGTCACCGGTGGCGGATCGGGCACCGGCATCAAAGCACTTGTGAACGGCACGGCTGATCTGGCCAACTCCTCCCGGGATATGAAAGCGGAAGAGAAAAATGAGATCAAAGAAAAGACCCAGAAAGATGTCAAAGAGTTCGTCATCGCCAACGACG from Heliomicrobium modesticaldum Ice1 encodes the following:
- a CDS encoding EAL domain-containing protein yields the protein MGPFDMLEGWLKSLGQPFSQEVSFYPSTVSSAEVLKQIERGLENENGVGLVFLDIVGFTAIERSYGFSVCKQVLSTLSQAIMEAKPILGAGRGLFVHNLNGDDFAVYYSLPPGDIDTVLDFLERLAEDLRSQSLAVVNETLSGLLREPLDLHLGWAILRPTSGLSLESLVYNALKEATAIAKGHSDAKWSRRIWELKEAMAEDRFHVVYQPLLSLEKGEIIGYEALCRGPVDSYFASPSVLFPLAEKADLLYPLERQIREKAIAECGELLRDQLLFLNISPSVVKDPEFAQGNTRRLIAEHGLRPHNIVFEITERTAIDDFGSFRKTLKHYREQGFRVAVDDAGAGYSSLQAIAELQPDFIKIDMSLVRDIDTSSIKQALMETFVTFGRKIGAKIVAEGIETEKELRFLSQIGVDIGQGFFIGRPLPKREGPSAEAIAVLADKKNRLRAEPLHAVTVGSLVEECHGLQKDQLTREAMRHFQRHADCNSLVILDGEMPVGLVMRDKMYSHLANQYGVALYADRPVSLVMDHDPLIVDSATRLEKVSQMATSRQLQRLYDHIIVTDKNRCTGVVSVRTLLDHMTRIQMEYALAANPLTGLPGNPRIEQDILRRFEWNQAFTVIYIDLDNFKAFNDRYGFERGDQAIKLLAGIAGDVVRAKGRTDDLLAHIGGDDFIILTGNPYEAICEGIIAAFDREIVELYSAEDRERRCICSKDRQGNTCFFPIMSVSLAVVECWPGRFDHPMELGEVAAEVKKEAKRQSGSVYIIDEKSRRQKDSLTES